The Vibrio kanaloae genome has a window encoding:
- a CDS encoding CYTH and CHAD domain-containing protein, with product METEIELKFFVSPDFSETLRNKISETKVLQHSCRELGNIYFDTPDNWLRKHDIGLRIRRFDDVFVQTVKTAGRVVAGLHQRPEYNAEHDNNEPKLSLHPEDIWPEGKDIDALQAELTPLFSTNFTREQWLIGMPDGSQVEVAFDQGFVESGELQEPICEVELELKSGQTDALFTLSRQFSEHGGMRLGNLSKAAKGYRLAQGYQGDEVTPLTLVDTDKSDTVESCFIQSLEHALAHWHYHEQIFTERQSIEALHEISHSLSFIRQTFTIYGGIVPRRASAILRQELKWLEQELDWLKTYDHFEDLLEDKGHVLRKLDARKFLVTELKEMQDQLPDREELLTLLSSSRYTGLLLDLSRWILSRGWQPFLDDKAREQMARGIEWFSVQQLDRTWADLMEVFPPERVMTSQAYIDQQYRLMRSLYTGVGFASLYDDVERNSFRLPWADMVQGIDDLLMLRTLEPLTEKLEGDEKVQLERWLARQEVSILHAMEQTRQISVEVEPYWQD from the coding sequence ATGGAAACCGAGATAGAACTGAAGTTTTTTGTTTCGCCTGATTTTTCAGAGACTTTACGCAATAAAATTTCTGAAACTAAAGTACTTCAGCACAGTTGTCGTGAGCTAGGTAACATCTACTTTGACACCCCTGACAACTGGTTACGTAAGCACGATATCGGCTTGCGCATTCGACGCTTTGATGACGTATTTGTACAAACCGTAAAGACTGCAGGACGTGTTGTTGCTGGCTTGCATCAAAGGCCTGAATACAATGCCGAACACGACAATAACGAACCTAAGTTATCTTTGCACCCTGAGGACATTTGGCCAGAGGGGAAAGATATCGACGCGCTTCAAGCTGAGCTTACGCCTCTTTTCTCTACTAACTTCACTCGTGAACAATGGTTGATTGGCATGCCTGATGGTAGCCAGGTTGAGGTTGCGTTCGACCAAGGCTTTGTTGAGTCTGGTGAACTGCAAGAGCCTATTTGTGAAGTTGAGTTAGAACTTAAATCAGGCCAAACGGACGCTCTGTTTACTCTATCTCGCCAATTTTCTGAGCATGGTGGCATGCGCCTCGGTAACCTCAGTAAGGCAGCCAAAGGGTATCGTCTTGCCCAAGGTTATCAAGGAGATGAAGTGACTCCTTTAACCTTAGTTGATACCGACAAAAGTGACACCGTTGAATCGTGTTTTATTCAATCGTTAGAGCATGCTCTCGCTCATTGGCATTATCATGAGCAGATTTTCACAGAACGCCAATCAATAGAAGCACTGCATGAGATCAGTCATTCGCTGAGCTTTATTCGTCAAACCTTCACCATTTATGGCGGTATTGTACCAAGACGTGCAAGTGCTATTTTACGCCAAGAGTTGAAGTGGCTTGAGCAAGAACTCGATTGGCTAAAAACCTATGACCACTTTGAAGATTTGCTGGAAGATAAAGGCCATGTCCTGCGTAAGTTAGATGCCCGTAAGTTTTTAGTGACTGAGCTGAAAGAGATGCAAGATCAACTTCCAGACCGCGAAGAGCTTCTTACCTTACTGAGTTCTTCTCGCTACACAGGGCTATTATTAGACCTAAGCCGTTGGATTTTATCTCGTGGTTGGCAGCCGTTTTTAGACGATAAAGCTCGTGAGCAAATGGCTCGTGGTATTGAATGGTTTTCGGTGCAACAGCTTGATCGTACGTGGGCAGATCTCATGGAAGTTTTTCCACCAGAACGAGTGATGACGAGCCAAGCGTATATTGACCAACAATACCGTTTGATGCGCAGTCTATATACCGGCGTCGGTTTTGCGAGTTTATACGACGATGTTGAACGCAACAGTTTCCGCTTACCGTGGGCCGACATGGTACAAGGGATTGATGATTTGCTGATGCTAAGAACGCTAGAGCCGCTGACTGAAAAGTTGGAAGGTGATGAGAAAGTTCAATTGGAACGTTGGTTAGCTCGCCAAGAAGTGTCCATTTTGCATGCAATGGAGCAGACGCGCCAAATCAGTGTAGAAGTTGAGCCGTACTGGCAAGACTAA
- a CDS encoding TIGR00153 family protein — MPVNTIMGLFAKSPIKPLQRHVVCVNECCSHLINFFEVSSKGDWEKASEIRAQISHLEKEADVLKREIRLKLPRGLFMPVDRTDMLELLTQQDKLANLAKDIAGRVYGRQLVIPAPMQQNFIAYVKRCLDAANQAQKVINELDELLETGFKGREVTLVAEMIHQLDVIEDDTDAMQIELRQQLMAIEGDLNPVDIMFLYKILEWVGGIADQAQRVGARLEVMLSRS, encoded by the coding sequence ATGCCAGTAAATACAATTATGGGGTTATTTGCAAAGTCCCCAATTAAACCTTTGCAGCGTCACGTGGTATGCGTGAACGAATGTTGTTCTCACCTGATTAATTTCTTTGAAGTATCTTCAAAAGGTGATTGGGAAAAAGCATCAGAAATTCGAGCTCAAATTTCTCACCTTGAGAAAGAAGCTGACGTACTAAAACGTGAAATTCGCCTGAAACTTCCTCGCGGTTTGTTTATGCCAGTTGATCGCACCGATATGTTGGAGCTATTAACTCAACAAGACAAACTTGCAAACCTAGCGAAAGACATTGCTGGCCGTGTATATGGTCGCCAACTTGTCATTCCAGCGCCAATGCAACAGAACTTCATCGCTTACGTTAAACGTTGCCTAGACGCAGCGAACCAAGCACAAAAAGTAATCAACGAACTAGACGAATTACTTGAAACTGGCTTTAAAGGCCGTGAAGTAACACTCGTTGCTGAAATGATTCATCAATTAGATGTTATTGAAGATGATACCGACGCGATGCAGATCGAACTACGCCAGCAGCTAATGGCGATTGAAGGCGATCTGAATCCAGTTGACATCATGTTCTTATACAAGATTCTTGAATGGGTTGGTGGTATTGCAGATCAAGCACAGCGTGTTGGCGCTCGTCTTGAAGTAATGCTTTCTCGATCTTAA
- a CDS encoding inorganic phosphate transporter: MDILANYGTVLIIVAAAFGFLMAIGIGANDVANAMGTSVGSKALTVKQAIIIAMIFEFAGAYLAGGEVTDTIRKGVIETSLFAHQPDVLVYGMMSALLAAGTWLLLASYMGWPVSTTHSIIGAIIGFACVSVGTEAVDWNSVQGIVGSWIVTPLISGIFAYLIFVSAQRLIFDTENPLFNAKRFVPVYMFITTMVIALVTIKKGLKHVGLHLSGTEAWLWAAGVSAVVMVGGYLYIQKKFANREEDHGFAGVEGIFSVLMVITACAMAFAHGSNDVANAIGPLSAVVSTVEHMGEISGKSTIAWWILPLGGIGIVVGLATMGHKVMATVGTGITELTPSRGFAAQLATACTVVLASGTGLPISTTQTLVGAVLGVGFARGIAALNLGVVRNIVASWIVTLPAGALLAVVFFYAIQAMFTM; encoded by the coding sequence ATGGATATCCTTGCTAACTACGGCACTGTCCTGATTATTGTTGCAGCAGCTTTCGGTTTCTTGATGGCTATTGGTATTGGTGCAAATGACGTTGCGAACGCAATGGGCACCTCAGTAGGCTCTAAAGCTCTAACTGTAAAACAAGCGATCATTATCGCAATGATCTTTGAGTTCGCAGGTGCTTACCTTGCGGGTGGCGAAGTAACTGACACTATCCGTAAAGGTGTTATCGAAACATCTCTCTTCGCTCATCAACCGGATGTACTTGTGTACGGTATGATGTCTGCGCTACTGGCTGCTGGTACATGGTTGCTTCTAGCATCATACATGGGCTGGCCAGTATCAACGACTCACTCTATCATCGGTGCAATCATCGGTTTTGCTTGTGTGTCTGTAGGTACTGAAGCTGTAGACTGGAACAGCGTTCAAGGTATTGTGGGGAGTTGGATTGTCACACCGTTGATTTCCGGTATCTTTGCCTATCTCATTTTTGTAAGTGCTCAGCGACTGATATTCGATACAGAAAACCCGCTGTTTAACGCTAAACGTTTTGTACCTGTGTACATGTTCATTACGACAATGGTTATTGCACTTGTAACGATCAAGAAAGGTCTTAAACACGTTGGCCTTCACCTAAGCGGTACTGAAGCATGGTTATGGGCGGCAGGTGTTTCTGCTGTCGTCATGGTTGGCGGTTACTTATACATTCAAAAGAAATTTGCTAACCGTGAAGAAGACCATGGCTTTGCTGGCGTTGAAGGTATCTTCAGCGTACTAATGGTTATCACAGCTTGTGCCATGGCATTCGCACACGGTTCAAACGACGTAGCTAACGCGATTGGTCCTCTATCTGCGGTTGTTTCAACCGTTGAGCACATGGGTGAAATCTCAGGTAAGAGCACTATCGCATGGTGGATTCTTCCACTCGGTGGTATTGGTATCGTTGTTGGTCTTGCTACCATGGGTCATAAAGTAATGGCAACGGTTGGTACCGGTATTACAGAACTAACACCTAGCCGTGGCTTTGCCGCTCAACTAGCAACGGCATGTACGGTTGTACTGGCTTCTGGTACTGGCCTTCCAATTTCAACCACGCAAACATTGGTTGGTGCGGTTTTAGGTGTAGGTTTTGCTCGTGGTATCGCAGCACTCAACCTAGGCGTTGTGCGTAACATCGTTGCTTCGTGGATTGTAACGCTACCTGCAGGTGCTCTACTTGCTGTTGTATTCTTTTATGCAATTCAGGCTATGTTTACCATGTAA
- a CDS encoding TIGR04211 family SH3 domain-containing protein, whose protein sequence is MKKLISLVLFAMLAAPAAFAQDRYIADKLFTYMHSGPNNTYRIIGSVDAGEKITYLQTNKSTGYTQIQDNRGRKGWVESKFVSTQESMALRMPKLEKELTEVKGKLANARQSADSEKAGLASSLESRNKQIAELEQNYSEISQQLTSSQTENRELRAKLDTQKDDLLLKYFMYGGGVAGVGLLLGLILPHIMPRRRKSPNGWA, encoded by the coding sequence GTGAAAAAACTGATTAGCTTAGTTTTGTTCGCAATGCTTGCGGCTCCAGCTGCCTTTGCACAAGACCGTTATATTGCTGACAAACTGTTTACTTATATGCATTCTGGCCCAAACAATACTTACCGTATTATCGGTAGTGTTGATGCTGGTGAAAAGATTACATATCTACAAACAAACAAGAGCACGGGTTACACTCAGATCCAAGATAACCGTGGCCGTAAAGGTTGGGTTGAGAGTAAGTTTGTAAGCACTCAAGAAAGTATGGCACTGCGCATGCCGAAACTAGAGAAAGAGTTAACAGAGGTAAAGGGCAAACTAGCCAATGCACGCCAAAGTGCTGACAGTGAAAAAGCAGGTCTAGCCAGCTCTCTAGAGTCTCGTAACAAGCAAATTGCTGAACTTGAGCAAAACTACAGCGAGATTAGCCAACAGCTCACGAGCTCTCAAACAGAAAACCGTGAACTGCGTGCTAAACTAGATACTCAGAAAGATGACCTATTGTTGAAGTACTTCATGTACGGTGGTGGTGTTGCTGGTGTTGGTTTACTTCTTGGCCTTATCCTGCCACACATTATGCCTCGTCGCAGAAAGTCGCCAAACGGTTGGGCGTAA
- a CDS encoding general secretion pathway protein GspB: protein MSRIMHELKPSSHKQSSINKPAFKGYQNHHVPNSAKGVSNKRGSSLAMGLLLTLVPSLLVGGVLAYQSYSQQQVLANQPVSLVQPESKTQPELETQRIETRTQTEATAVEADEALFAVRVAPTSKTLKVLPRQEVYAQIELESTNVAADTAVVMANTNSTTQTTASAESGRAQPTVQSSMTGESNELQSDSDLLKGLDFSELPPELALKLESIMGEQQSAPEPMDSRPAGKTGSQVIELETHTNSLSGVLPKLDLQTHMYSSSETKRWVKVNGQEVAQGEWIGQEIQLLEVKPQSVIIEFNQQKIEIPALYEWQG, encoded by the coding sequence ATGTCACGTATTATGCACGAACTTAAACCGTCGTCTCACAAACAATCTTCTATTAATAAACCCGCCTTCAAAGGCTACCAGAATCATCATGTTCCTAATTCTGCAAAAGGGGTTAGCAACAAACGAGGTTCATCGTTAGCGATGGGGTTGCTCTTAACCTTGGTTCCTTCTTTGTTGGTGGGTGGCGTTCTGGCTTATCAATCGTATAGCCAACAACAGGTGTTGGCCAATCAACCCGTCAGTCTCGTGCAACCAGAGTCAAAGACTCAGCCTGAGCTTGAAACTCAAAGGATTGAAACCAGAACACAGACTGAAGCTACAGCGGTGGAAGCTGATGAAGCGTTGTTTGCTGTTCGTGTAGCGCCGACAAGTAAAACGTTAAAAGTATTACCTCGCCAAGAAGTGTATGCGCAGATTGAGCTTGAAAGTACCAATGTCGCAGCTGACACAGCAGTAGTGATGGCCAATACTAATAGCACAACGCAAACAACAGCCAGTGCTGAGTCAGGTCGTGCTCAACCAACGGTTCAGTCAAGTATGACCGGTGAGAGTAACGAGTTGCAATCGGATAGTGACTTGCTGAAAGGGTTAGACTTCAGTGAGTTACCTCCTGAATTGGCATTGAAGCTTGAATCCATCATGGGCGAGCAACAAAGCGCGCCTGAGCCGATGGATTCTAGACCCGCAGGGAAAACGGGGTCTCAGGTCATTGAGTTGGAAACGCATACCAATAGCTTATCTGGAGTGTTGCCTAAGTTAGACCTACAAACTCATATGTACTCGAGTAGTGAAACCAAACGCTGGGTCAAAGTGAATGGCCAAGAAGTGGCTCAAGGGGAGTGGATAGGACAAGAGATTCAGTTGTTAGAGGTTAAGCCCCAATCGGTGATTATTGAGTTCAACCAGCAGAAGATAGAGATCCCAGCCCTGTACGAATGGCAAGGCTAG
- a CDS encoding ExeA family protein, translating to MYKEYFGFVEMPFSIVPNSRYLFLSQRHQEAMQNLQAGLGEGGGFAMLTGEVGTGKTTVAKAMLSSLDNQTQAGLILNPTFSNTDLLEAICDEFEVEYPEQASLKQLSQAIHHFLLDSHADGIQTLLVIDEAQHLAADVLEQLRLLTNLETDSRKLLKVLLVGQPELQQHLQTTQLRQLAQRITGRYHLLPLNTEETGKYIAFRLETAGGEQMLFSNRSIKLIAQYTHGIPRLINLVCDKALQLAFHDGEQTPSNETVNRACQQIMAFQAEVYHVESPRVTHVAAKLFQYVGIATLSVGLAVATFNFAPAYIDSWLPPKSSNEAQLPVSVEAQRSLLAEAPKLVVEPEPSKFELPKHIQQHLMLGTNRSLAIQDLYTLWGYQSSLRDGLCLSEPQSVFVCEQQQANLDTLLELSVPVVLNLDIDQKPVFAVLYGVSEDSVELLVNEKLLVMPKQSLEKIWQGDYVAIWKQPLREMLKQGHRGEAIALLDLLLSEVLGEGVSGSDVFDDELKMKVEAFQTWQGISVDGIAGKQTLTRLQRLAQLDSPKLMSLEGGES from the coding sequence ATGTATAAGGAATATTTTGGCTTCGTTGAGATGCCATTTTCGATTGTACCAAATTCTCGCTATTTGTTTTTGAGTCAGCGCCACCAAGAGGCGATGCAGAACCTACAAGCCGGTTTAGGCGAGGGGGGGGGCTTTGCAATGCTTACTGGTGAAGTTGGTACTGGTAAAACAACGGTCGCTAAAGCGATGTTGTCTTCACTCGATAATCAGACTCAAGCAGGCCTTATACTCAACCCTACGTTTTCGAATACCGATTTGCTTGAAGCTATCTGTGATGAGTTTGAGGTGGAATACCCTGAACAAGCATCGCTCAAGCAACTGAGTCAGGCGATTCATCATTTTCTGCTTGATAGCCATGCAGACGGTATTCAAACCTTATTGGTCATTGATGAAGCTCAGCACCTCGCTGCCGATGTGTTGGAGCAGTTACGCCTTCTAACCAATTTGGAAACCGACAGTCGCAAGTTGTTAAAAGTGCTGTTGGTTGGCCAACCGGAATTGCAGCAACATCTACAGACCACGCAATTGCGTCAGCTTGCTCAGCGCATTACTGGTCGTTATCACTTACTGCCTCTTAATACTGAAGAAACGGGTAAGTACATCGCGTTTCGTTTGGAAACCGCGGGTGGTGAGCAGATGTTGTTTTCCAACCGTTCTATCAAGCTGATCGCCCAATATACTCATGGTATTCCAAGGTTGATTAACTTGGTGTGTGATAAAGCACTGCAGTTAGCTTTCCATGATGGTGAGCAAACGCCCTCAAATGAGACGGTTAACCGAGCTTGTCAGCAGATTATGGCTTTTCAAGCTGAGGTGTATCATGTTGAAAGCCCTCGAGTCACCCACGTAGCAGCTAAATTATTTCAATACGTAGGAATTGCCACGTTAAGTGTTGGCCTCGCGGTAGCGACGTTTAACTTTGCCCCAGCATACATAGATTCATGGTTACCGCCTAAAAGTTCCAACGAAGCACAACTTCCAGTATCTGTAGAAGCTCAGCGCTCTTTGTTAGCAGAGGCTCCTAAATTAGTCGTTGAGCCTGAACCTTCTAAGTTTGAATTACCCAAACACATTCAGCAGCACTTGATGCTGGGAACTAACCGATCTCTTGCTATTCAGGATCTTTATACCCTGTGGGGGTATCAATCTTCCCTGCGAGATGGTTTGTGCTTAAGTGAGCCACAAAGTGTCTTTGTGTGCGAGCAGCAGCAGGCCAATTTAGATACATTGTTAGAACTTAGTGTACCTGTGGTACTTAATCTCGACATAGACCAAAAGCCAGTGTTTGCTGTGCTGTATGGTGTGTCTGAGGATTCTGTCGAGTTACTGGTGAATGAAAAGCTCTTGGTGATGCCGAAGCAATCCTTAGAGAAAATTTGGCAAGGCGATTATGTCGCGATTTGGAAACAGCCGCTAAGAGAGATGCTTAAACAAGGCCATCGAGGTGAGGCGATTGCGTTGCTTGATCTGTTACTGTCTGAAGTATTGGGTGAAGGTGTCTCTGGCAGTGATGTGTTCGACGATGAGTTAAAAATGAAAGTTGAAGCTTTTCAGACTTGGCAGGGGATATCTGTAGACGGCATCGCTGGAAAACAGACGTTAACAAGATTACAAAGATTAGCTCAACTTGACTCTCCCAAGTTGATGTCACTAGAAGGGGGCGAAAGCTAA
- a CDS encoding multifunctional CCA addition/repair protein, translating into MLAVKSSSDKTFRGDKLQIYDSLPKGNGLQRYLVGGAVRDKLLNIDSYDRDWVVVGSTPQEMKSLGFSAVGKDFPVFLHPKTKEEHALARTERKSGSGYTGFECYFAPDVSLEEDLMRRDLTINAIAQDDKGQLYDPYHGQQDLSNRILRHVSDAFVEDPLRVLRVARFAAKLHHLNFTVAPETMVMMSEIVQSGELAHLTAERVWQEWHKSLSTPHPEVFLSVLRECGALAVVLPEIDALFGVPQPEKWHPEIDTGIHTLMVAQQAALLSPSLPVRFAAQVHDLGKGITPESEWPSHKMHCHTGLKIIKKLCDRVRVPNEFRDLALLVCEQHSNIHRAGELKPTTFLKVLNKFDVWRKPERLNDILLCCQADHAGRKGLEDQPYPQKARFEAAYQAALQVQVKAIIADGFQGKDIREEQEKRRAAAIENALSELAYH; encoded by the coding sequence TTGCTTGCCGTAAAGTCCAGCAGTGATAAAACATTTCGAGGTGATAAGTTGCAAATATACGATAGCCTACCAAAAGGTAATGGCCTACAACGCTATCTTGTCGGTGGAGCAGTGCGCGATAAACTGCTTAATATTGACAGTTATGATAGAGATTGGGTCGTGGTAGGAAGTACCCCTCAAGAGATGAAAAGCCTTGGTTTCTCGGCTGTAGGTAAAGACTTCCCCGTATTCCTGCATCCAAAAACTAAAGAAGAACACGCACTGGCTCGTACCGAAAGAAAGTCAGGCTCTGGTTACACCGGCTTCGAATGTTACTTTGCCCCAGACGTAAGCCTAGAAGAAGATCTGATGCGTCGAGATCTGACGATCAACGCCATCGCTCAAGATGACAAAGGCCAGCTTTACGATCCTTACCACGGCCAACAAGATCTCTCAAATCGCATTTTAAGACATGTTTCCGATGCTTTTGTTGAAGACCCGCTTCGTGTGCTGCGTGTTGCGCGTTTCGCTGCCAAACTTCACCACCTCAACTTTACAGTCGCACCTGAAACCATGGTGATGATGAGTGAGATCGTGCAATCTGGTGAACTGGCACACCTTACCGCAGAGCGAGTTTGGCAAGAGTGGCACAAATCACTCAGTACACCACACCCTGAAGTGTTCCTCTCGGTTTTAAGAGAGTGCGGTGCATTAGCGGTCGTTCTTCCAGAAATTGATGCCTTGTTTGGTGTACCTCAACCTGAAAAGTGGCACCCAGAAATCGACACGGGGATTCACACTCTGATGGTGGCTCAGCAAGCTGCGCTATTAAGCCCATCGTTACCCGTGCGTTTTGCCGCTCAAGTGCATGATTTAGGTAAAGGTATTACGCCAGAAAGCGAGTGGCCAAGCCACAAAATGCACTGTCATACTGGCTTGAAGATCATTAAGAAGCTATGTGACAGAGTAAGAGTGCCTAATGAATTTAGAGATCTCGCACTGTTAGTCTGTGAGCAACACTCTAATATTCACCGTGCGGGTGAACTCAAACCGACGACCTTTCTCAAGGTTCTCAACAAGTTTGATGTTTGGCGCAAGCCTGAGAGGCTCAACGACATATTGCTTTGCTGCCAAGCCGACCATGCTGGTCGTAAAGGATTAGAAGATCAGCCTTATCCTCAGAAAGCGCGTTTTGAGGCAGCTTATCAAGCCGCGTTACAAGTCCAAGTTAAAGCGATTATTGCCGATGGTTTTCAAGGTAAAGATATTCGAGAAGAGCAAGAGAAGCGCAGAGCTGCCGCGATTGAAAACGCCCTATCAGAACTTGCATATCATTGA
- a CDS encoding undecaprenyl-diphosphate phosphatase: MSYFEAFMLALVQGFTEFLPISSSAHLILPSAVLGWEDQGLAFDVAVHVGTLAAVVIYFRKEVVSLLSAFFGSVFKGDRSKEAKLAWMIILATIPACIFGLLMKDIVELYLRSAWVIATTTIVFGLLLWWVDKNSSLRDDEYQAGWKKALFIGLAQAMAIIPGTSRSGATITAALYLGFTREAAARFSFLMSIPIITLAGGYLGLKLVTSGDPIHVGTLLTGIAVSFISAYICIYFFLKLISRMGMTPFVIYRLILGFGLFAFLMMQ; the protein is encoded by the coding sequence ATGAGTTATTTTGAAGCGTTTATGTTGGCGTTGGTACAAGGCTTTACTGAATTTCTACCTATTTCCAGTTCCGCACACTTAATCCTTCCTTCGGCTGTATTAGGCTGGGAAGATCAAGGCTTGGCTTTTGATGTCGCTGTCCATGTCGGTACTTTGGCGGCTGTGGTGATCTATTTCCGCAAAGAAGTTGTGTCTCTTTTGAGTGCTTTCTTTGGCTCGGTATTTAAGGGGGATCGCAGTAAGGAAGCAAAATTGGCGTGGATGATCATTCTCGCGACGATTCCAGCCTGTATCTTTGGCCTGCTGATGAAAGATATTGTCGAGCTTTATTTACGCAGTGCGTGGGTCATTGCCACGACCACAATTGTCTTTGGTCTGTTGCTATGGTGGGTCGATAAAAACTCAAGTCTGCGTGATGACGAATATCAAGCCGGTTGGAAAAAAGCGTTGTTTATTGGCCTCGCTCAGGCAATGGCGATCATTCCGGGGACATCGCGTTCTGGTGCGACAATTACCGCGGCACTTTATCTTGGTTTTACTCGTGAAGCCGCGGCTCGATTCTCATTCTTAATGTCTATTCCAATCATCACTTTGGCTGGTGGTTACTTAGGTCTAAAGCTGGTGACGAGTGGTGATCCAATCCATGTAGGTACTTTGCTTACGGGTATCGCGGTTTCTTTTATTAGTGCTTATATCTGCATTTACTTTTTCTTGAAGCTTATTTCGCGGATGGGCATGACACCGTTTGTTATCTACCGCTTGATTCTCGGTTTTGGTCTGTTTGCTTTCTTAATGATGCAGTAG
- the folK gene encoding 2-amino-4-hydroxy-6-hydroxymethyldihydropteridine diphosphokinase yields the protein MTIAYVGVGTNIDRDKHARVAWTELQSLGTNLKCSKIYHCEPVGFNSHSFYNFVIELDTSLSLTEFSQQLRKIEFKWGRSQDAHKLQDRKLDLDIVLFGEVVSESDPELPRSDIYKYPFVTQPLYDLCPARVIPQDGRTVREIWQKMQQLDSLSVVNIKL from the coding sequence ATGACAATAGCCTATGTTGGTGTTGGCACGAACATAGACCGCGACAAGCATGCAAGGGTGGCATGGACAGAGCTTCAATCGTTAGGGACTAACCTTAAATGCTCTAAAATCTATCACTGCGAGCCTGTCGGTTTTAATAGCCACTCGTTTTATAACTTTGTGATAGAACTCGACACATCACTCTCATTGACTGAATTTTCACAGCAACTGCGTAAAATTGAGTTTAAATGGGGTCGTTCTCAAGATGCGCATAAACTTCAAGATCGAAAGCTCGACCTTGATATTGTGCTGTTTGGAGAGGTGGTTTCTGAGAGTGATCCAGAATTACCACGCAGTGATATCTATAAATACCCTTTTGTAACACAACCACTTTATGATCTCTGTCCTGCGAGAGTGATCCCGCAAGACGGAAGAACTGTCCGTGAAATATGGCAGAAGATGCAGCAATTAGACTCGCTCTCTGTCGTAAATATAAAATTATAA
- the folB gene encoding dihydroneopterin aldolase, with amino-acid sequence MALDKVFIEQLEVITTIGVYDWEQEIKQKLVLDIEMAHDNRPAGKSDDVVDALDYSTVSTAVLEHIANGRFLLVERVAEEVAELIMTQFSVPWIKIRLAKPGAVPQAKAVGVIIERGQA; translated from the coding sequence ATGGCACTGGATAAAGTTTTCATTGAACAGCTAGAAGTAATTACAACGATCGGTGTTTACGATTGGGAGCAAGAGATTAAACAAAAACTTGTGCTCGATATTGAAATGGCTCATGACAACCGCCCAGCTGGCAAGAGTGATGATGTGGTTGATGCTTTGGACTACTCGACAGTGAGCACGGCCGTACTTGAACATATTGCTAATGGCCGATTCCTATTGGTTGAACGTGTAGCAGAAGAAGTCGCTGAATTAATTATGACTCAATTTTCAGTGCCTTGGATTAAGATTCGTTTAGCGAAGCCTGGCGCGGTACCACAAGCAAAAGCCGTTGGCGTGATCATCGAAAGAGGTCAGGCATGA
- the plsY gene encoding glycerol-3-phosphate 1-O-acyltransferase PlsY, which yields MTPLALIMIIAAYLLGSISSAVLICRVLRLPDPRTVGSNNPGATNVLRVGGKGAAASVLLCDMLKGTIPVWLGYYLKIDPIILGVVAIAACLGHMYPIFFHFKGGKGVATALGAIAPIGFDLTGMIMATWLVMAFLFRYSSLAAIVTVLLAPFYAWLVKPQYTLPVAMLCCLIVLRHHQNIRRLLDGSEPKIGQKKST from the coding sequence ATGACCCCATTGGCACTAATCATGATCATTGCAGCCTATTTGCTAGGCTCAATCTCTAGTGCGGTCTTGATATGCCGAGTCTTAAGGCTCCCAGATCCAAGAACTGTGGGATCGAATAACCCCGGAGCAACCAATGTGTTACGTGTAGGAGGCAAAGGTGCCGCGGCATCAGTACTACTCTGTGACATGCTTAAAGGCACTATCCCCGTCTGGCTTGGTTACTATCTCAAGATCGATCCGATCATTTTAGGAGTTGTGGCTATTGCGGCATGCCTTGGTCATATGTACCCAATATTCTTCCACTTTAAAGGTGGTAAAGGCGTCGCAACGGCACTCGGAGCCATCGCCCCAATTGGATTCGATCTAACGGGAATGATCATGGCGACTTGGTTAGTGATGGCGTTTTTGTTTCGCTATTCTTCTTTAGCAGCAATAGTCACTGTGCTACTTGCCCCATTTTACGCTTGGTTAGTCAAACCTCAATATACGCTGCCAGTTGCCATGCTATGTTGCTTGATCGTACTGCGTCATCACCAGAATATCCGTCGCCTACTTGATGGCAGTGAACCAAAAATTGGACAAAAAAAATCGACTTAA